One part of the Oceanihabitans sp. IOP_32 genome encodes these proteins:
- a CDS encoding SAM-dependent methyltransferase yields the protein MSASKGHLYLIPTTLGDNAPLEVLPISVKKVIEQTDTYIVENEKAARRFIKKINSGKSQSGLKLFNLNKFTDPSELPLFLEPCLNGVNVGILSDAGCPGIADPGADIVKLAHQKNIKVIPLVGPSSILMAMMSSGMNGQSFTFNGYLPIDKDERKKEIKRLERLSFERNQSQIFIETPYRNNKMLEDLVQLLDGNTELCVACDITLASEFIKTQPAHHWKKNMVDLHKRPTIFIIHKT from the coding sequence ATGAGTGCTTCAAAAGGTCATTTATATCTTATTCCAACAACACTTGGAGACAATGCACCGCTTGAAGTATTACCAATATCTGTTAAAAAGGTTATTGAACAAACAGACACCTATATTGTTGAAAACGAAAAAGCCGCACGGCGTTTTATAAAAAAAATAAACTCTGGGAAATCACAATCAGGGTTAAAACTGTTTAATTTAAACAAATTTACAGATCCTAGTGAATTACCGTTATTTTTAGAGCCTTGCTTAAATGGCGTTAATGTAGGTATCTTATCAGACGCTGGATGTCCTGGTATCGCCGACCCTGGAGCCGATATTGTGAAACTCGCCCATCAAAAGAATATAAAAGTAATCCCTTTAGTTGGCCCCTCGTCTATTTTAATGGCCATGATGAGCTCTGGGATGAATGGCCAAAGCTTTACTTTTAACGGCTATCTACCTATTGATAAAGATGAAAGAAAGAAGGAAATCAAGCGTTTAGAACGTTTGTCTTTTGAGCGTAATCAATCACAAATTTTTATAGAAACGCCCTATAGGAATAATAAAATGCTTGAAGACCTCGTACAACTTTTAGATGGAAATACAGAGCTTTGTGTTGCTTGCGATATTACCTTAGCATCCGAGTTTATAAAAACACAACCCGCTCACCATTGGAAAAAAAATATGGTAGACCTTCATAAAAGACCTACCATATTTATAATACATAAAACTTAA
- the dnaA gene encoding chromosomal replication initiator protein DnaA — MSETAQSVWNNCLEFIKDNIQPQAYKTWFEPIKAVKLTDNALSIQVPSKFFYEWLEEHYVKILKVSLTKELGEKAKLVYIIKMENTYGNKQPFTEKIPSANRSALKSQDVDVPLNNKSPELRNPFVIPGIRNVKIESQLNPNYSFDNFLEGDSNRLARSAGLAVAAKPGGTSFNPLLIFGGVGLGKTHLAHAIGVDIKDKYPEKTVLYISAEKFTQQYVDSVKKNNRNDFIHFYQIIDVLIIDDVQFLSGKSGTQDVFFHIFNHLHQNGKQVILTSDKAPVDMQDIEQRLLSRFKWGLSAELQNPDFETRVSIVKNKLYRDGVDMPDDIIEYVAKNIKTNVRELEGAIISLIAQSSFNKKEINIDLAKQIVEKFVKNTKREVSIDYIQKIVSDYFQMDVDTLQSKTRKRHIVQARQLAMYFAKKMTKASLASIGSQIGKRDHATVLHACKTVNNLSSTDKQFKKYVEDITKKLSV, encoded by the coding sequence ATGAGTGAAACTGCGCAATCGGTATGGAACAACTGTCTCGAATTTATAAAGGATAATATTCAGCCGCAAGCTTACAAAACTTGGTTCGAACCAATTAAAGCAGTTAAACTCACAGACAACGCTTTAAGTATTCAAGTCCCTAGCAAGTTTTTTTATGAGTGGCTAGAAGAGCATTACGTTAAGATATTAAAAGTGTCTTTAACTAAGGAATTAGGTGAAAAAGCCAAATTGGTTTACATCATTAAGATGGAAAATACCTATGGTAATAAACAACCTTTTACCGAGAAAATACCTAGTGCAAATCGAAGTGCACTAAAATCTCAAGACGTCGATGTTCCTTTAAATAACAAAAGCCCTGAATTACGCAATCCTTTTGTTATCCCTGGAATTAGAAATGTAAAAATTGAATCGCAACTTAATCCCAATTATAGTTTTGACAACTTTTTAGAAGGGGATTCTAATCGCTTAGCCCGAAGTGCTGGATTAGCCGTTGCTGCAAAGCCAGGAGGCACCTCGTTTAATCCTTTACTTATTTTTGGTGGCGTTGGTTTAGGTAAAACCCACTTAGCCCATGCCATTGGTGTCGATATTAAAGATAAATATCCAGAGAAAACCGTACTCTATATTTCTGCCGAAAAATTTACCCAGCAATATGTAGACTCTGTTAAAAAGAACAACAGAAACGATTTTATTCACTTTTATCAAATTATTGATGTTTTAATAATTGATGATGTGCAGTTTTTATCTGGTAAATCTGGAACCCAAGATGTGTTCTTCCATATCTTTAACCATCTGCATCAAAACGGAAAACAGGTAATTTTAACCAGTGATAAAGCACCTGTAGACATGCAAGACATAGAACAGCGCTTATTATCGCGATTTAAATGGGGGCTGTCTGCCGAGTTACAAAATCCCGATTTTGAGACTAGAGTATCTATCGTTAAAAACAAGCTCTATAGAGATGGCGTTGATATGCCAGACGATATTATTGAATATGTGGCTAAAAACATTAAAACGAATGTTAGAGAATTGGAAGGCGCTATTATTTCCTTAATCGCACAGTCTTCTTTCAATAAAAAAGAAATAAATATTGATCTTGCCAAACAGATTGTTGAGAAATTTGTAAAGAACACTAAGCGTGAGGTTTCTATTGATTATATACAAAAAATAGTGTCCGATTATTTCCAAATGGATGTCGACACACTTCAGTCCAAAACTAGAAAACGCCATATTGTTCAAGCCAGACAACTAGCCATGTATTTTGCCAAAAAAATGACAAAAGCCTCTTTAGCGAGTATTGGTTCTCAAATTGGAAAACGCGATCACGCTACCGTACTACACGCTTGTAAAACGGTTAACAACTTATCTTCAACCGATAAACAATTTAAAAAATATGTTGAGGATATTACAAAAAAGCTTTCTGTTTAA
- a CDS encoding low molecular weight protein-tyrosine-phosphatase translates to MTKILMVCLGNICRSPLAEGLLRSKLDDDKFVVDSAGTANYHIGKAPDERSVAVAKKYGLDISHLKARQFKVSDFNVFDLIYVMDESNYENVKALARDEKELAKVKFILNEVYPNQNQAVPDPYYGGDDGFEQTYNMLNKACAVVAEKLKS, encoded by the coding sequence ATGACAAAAATTCTAATGGTTTGTTTAGGTAATATATGCCGCTCTCCTTTGGCAGAGGGTTTATTGCGCTCTAAACTCGACGATGATAAGTTTGTGGTAGATTCCGCAGGCACCGCAAATTACCACATTGGCAAAGCTCCAGACGAACGATCTGTTGCCGTGGCCAAAAAATACGGGTTAGATATTTCGCATTTAAAAGCGAGACAGTTTAAGGTATCAGACTTTAATGTTTTTGATCTTATTTACGTTATGGACGAGTCTAACTACGAAAACGTTAAGGCTTTAGCGAGAGATGAGAAAGAACTCGCTAAAGTAAAGTTTATTTTGAATGAGGTTTATCCAAATCAGAATCAAGCTGTTCCAGATCCATATTACGGCGGAGACGATGGTTTTGAGCAGACTTACAATATGTTAAATAAAGCCTGCGCTGTGGTTGCAGAAAAATTAAAGTCTTAA